Proteins co-encoded in one Aspergillus flavus chromosome 2, complete sequence genomic window:
- a CDS encoding uncharacterized protein (expressed protein) has protein sequence FFSFLFFFFFLQPTPWVLFLFKPPGFFSPLFYCSITGLSSFLLIFFTISWQLLIYGCW, from the coding sequence tttttttcttttcttttcttttttttttttttacaacCGACTCCCTGggtgctttttcttttcaaacctcccggcttcttctctcctcttttttattGTTCAATCACCGGCCTTTCGAGTTTTCTCCTGATTTTCTTCACTATCTCCTGGCAGCTGCTTATCTACGGCTGTTGGTAG
- a CDS encoding large subunit of cytosolic Ca2+-dependent cysteine protease (unnamed protein product): MDHDDDLTDMVFTPPLSTRSGGRKRRASQTPQETLRQFWNQFNSKFPGRVYTVLPDNPYARTKAERAPKGVIQGQDAGKSYEEARKECRRAVDRIVKECERLNQKYTDPHFDIEVDLKSGKRNCLDTLEEENMEMRPRGVKRVTEIFEKPRFFVNGPTASDVRQGRDGDCWFMAALCTMGNKQGLIEQICVARDEKIGVYGFVFYRDGEWQQCIVDDKLYLRAADYDESVDERPIWDDINRADTEEEYRKVWQTGSRALYFARCVDENETWLPLLEKAYAKAHGDFSAIEGGFVGEAIEDLTGGVTSEILSSSILDKDRFWKEELMKVNKEFLFGCGTGLYSNWLDPKYRGPPRDRKGISENHSYSIMDAKEIDGERLLRLRNPWGKKEWTGAWSDGSEQWTPEWMEKLGHKFGNDGVWLLGSGIRYTSFFWISYDDLLKKYQHFDRTRLFGPEWSIAQQWTTVNVPWSADYHSTKFMVNVTKAGPVVLVLSQLDSRYFRGLAGEYGFVLKFRVQKEGEDDYMVRSQSSHLICRSVNAEVDLEPGRYHVLMKVTAYRNGEMESTEEAVSRLAPIKREKLVQIGLSYDLAHAKGMVVETEDERRVREELEHHRKAAERQKQIEATRKKLQKEWIRQQKMTARKQRMAERISAKGQSNAVRNKAIEQILTDGPVQSPVELGNGSGAGFGAKHTRNGSVPIIQCNGVHVSEAEIIGKSQSAQSTLDSTYSSVSSYHEDLDMLEGFEFDPDLDMPPEEPAEPKPAHLTSNGCLEETNSDPWNAVCVVGLRVYSKDPQLSLEVVRSVSKRDTGAALDMDDPLKSASFSRLEAN, translated from the exons ATGGACCACGACGACGACCTCACCGACATGGTTTTCACTCCACCACTCTCAACGCGCTCAGGGGGTCGAAAGCGAAGGGCAAGTCAAACGCCGCAGGAAACCCTGCGACAATTTTGGAACCAGTTCAACTCCAAATTCCCAGGGAGGGTCTATACCGTACTCCCCGACAATCCCTATGCACGTACCAAAGCAGAAAGAGCACCGAAAGGTGTTATTCAGGGACAAGATGCGGGCAAGTCCTATGAGGAAGCTCGAAAGGAATGTCGACGGGCCGTCGATCGCATTGTGAAAGAATGCGAGCGACTGAACCAGAAATATACAGACCCGCATTTCGACATCGAAGTTGATCTCAAGTCAGGAAAGAGGAACTGCCTGGACACGCTCGAGGAGGAAAATATGGAGATGCGCCCAAGGGGTGTGAAGAGAGTGACA GAAATCTTTGAGAAGCCACGGTTCTTCGTTAATGGACCAACTGCTTCCGACGTACGCCAGGGTCGCGACGGTGACTGTTGGTTCATGGCTGCCCTCTGCACAATGGGCAATAAACAGGGTTTAATTGAGCAGATTTGCGTAGCCCGGGATGAGAAGATCGGTGTCTATGGATTCGTCTTCTATCGCG ATGGCGAATGGCAACAATGTATCGTGGACGACAAATTATACTTGCGAGCAGCCGACTACGATGAATCAGTCGACGAGCGGCCGATCTGGGACGACATCAATCGGGCTGatacagaagaagagtacCGCAAGGTCTGGCAGACAGGATCGCGAGCTCTGTACTTTGCTCGGTGTGTAGATGAGAACGAAACCTGGCTGCCATTACTTGAAAAGGCTTATGCAAAAGCCCATGGCGATTTTTCAGCCATCGAAGGTGGTTTTGTGGG GGAGGCTATTGAAGACTTAACTGGCGGTGTTACTTCCGAGATCCTGTCGAGCAGCATCCTAGACAAAGATAGGTTCTGGAAGGAAGAGCTTATGAAAGTGAACAAAGAGTTCCTTTTTGGTTGTGGTACTGGCTTGTACTCTAACTGGCTGGACCCGAAGTATCGGGGGCCTCCAAGAGACAGGAAGGGTATATCCGAGAACCATTCATACTCTATTATGGATGCAAAGGAGATCGATGGAGAGCGCTTGCTTCGTCTAAG GAACCCTTGGGGTAAGAAAGAATGGACTGGCGCATGGAGTGACGGATCAGAGCAATGGACACCCGAGTGGATGGAAAAACTAGGACATAAATTCGGCAACGATGGTGTATGGCTCCTCGGATCTGGGATCCGGTATACTTCA ttcttctggatctccTATGATGACCTTCTCAAGAAATATCAGCACTTCGACCGTACCCGTCTGTTTGGACCGGAATGGTCGATCGCACAGCAATGGACTACCGTGAATGTGCCATGGTCTGCCGACTACCACAGCACTAAATTCATGGTGAACGTGACCAAAGCAGGCCCAGTGGTCCTTGTCCTCTCCCAG TTGGACTCGCGCTACTTCAGGGGATTAGCTGGTGAATACGGCTTCGTCCTCAAGTTCCGGGTGCAGAAGGAAGGCGAAGATGACTACATGGTGCgcagccaaagcagccaCTTGATCTGTCGATCCGTAAACGCAGAAGTGGATCTCGAGCCTGGCCGCTACCATGTACTGATGAAAGTCACGGCGTACAGAAATGGCGAGATGGAATCGACCGAGGAAGCGGTAAGCCGCTTAGCACCGATCAAACGAGAAAAGCTCGTTCAGATCGGTCTCTCGTACGATCTAGCCCACGCCAAAGGCATGGTAGTCGAGACGGAGGATGAGAGGCGAGTACGCGAGGAACTAGAACATCATCGCAAGGCAGcagaaagacagaaacaGATCGAGGCCACCAGGAAGAAGTTGCAAAAAGAATGGATTCGGCAGCAGAAGATGACCGCCCGGAAACAAAGGATGGCTGAGAGGATTTCTGCAAAAGGCCAAAGCAACGCTGTTAGAAACAAAGCTATCGAGCAGATTCTCACGGACGGCCCAGTCCAGTCTCCAGTCGAACTGGGTAACGGTTCAGGTGCTGGCTTTGGTGCGAAGCATACAAGAAACGGCAGCGTACCAATCATCCAGTGCAACGGTGTTCATGTTTCTGAGGCTGAGATCATCGGGAAAAGCCAGTCGGCACAGTCGACTTTAGACTCCACGTACTCCAGTGTCTCATCGTATCATGAAGATCTGGACATGTTGGAGGGATTTGAGTTTGACCCTGACCTTGATATGCCCCCTGAAGAGCCAGCAGAGCCAAAGCCTGCACATTTGACGTCCAATGGCTGTCTTGAGGAGACCAACAGTGACCCTTGGAATGCTGTGTGTGTCGTAGGCTTGCGGGTCTACTCCAAAGATCCGCAGTTGTCACTCGAGGTAGTCCGTTCCGTGTCTAAGAGAGATACGGGTGCCGCGCTCGATATGGACGATCCCCTGAAGAGTGCTTCCTTTAGTCGACTGGAAGCCAACTAA
- a CDS encoding PH domain protein, with protein sequence MSTPTSPVDKLPHRSSTLTSSIAPDRRASMSDDEAIPDSDSSETTNLLNERLRALKHMCGYLEDYVTVTSKVQRSHSKDYEKVLKTVSEPLKEGHHFSQNTGGVASMFENIRANTQGMVNMYLETEKNLKGTVSPTLERLHKEIKAKSKELTSGASKSAKAVDKARAVTQKHIELLAQQTASMDAAAGNKLEQHHDPYILRRGVNHRLNKQIIEENNNRKDIIAVQNNFQQFEAHVLQTIQGAMQEFVQIVSGQLEHQGTMYQDMLGSAQKIPPDFEWVNFITKNDNVLINPDAPPRTLSNITFPNMDHRATMALIEGSLERKSRAMLKGYSSGYYVVTPARYLHEFKDDDDFRRDPAPELSLYLPDCVIGAIDGVKFSVKGKDVSGSKVGNAFHTTTELSFKAHTANDAEKWWTVIKDCTRGPVHTAAAATSSQPASPAVAQPPAYSEKANEATSPAQATAPQSATQATAPESATQAAQPTQPAASEAAAQSPVSPPAVSRTASTASGHFHTAPGGTATTGDKA encoded by the exons ATGTCTACCCCAACCAGTCCCGTGGACAAGCTCCCTCATCGGTCGTCGACCCTCACGAGTTCCATTGCTCCGGACCGCCGAGCCTCTAtgagtgatgatgaggccATTCCGGACTCTGATAGCAGCGAG ACTACGAACCTGCTGAACGAGCGTTTGCGCGCTTTGAAGCACATGTGTGGTTACCTGGAGGACTATGTTACCGTGACTTCGAAGGTACAGAGGTCGCATTCGAAGGACTATGAGAAAGTCCTCAAA ACTGTCAGTGAACCGCTGAAGGAAGGTCACCACTTTTCCCAAAACACTGGTGGCGTGGCTTCTATGTTTGAGAACATCCGCGCTAATACTCAG GGAATGGTGAATATGTACTTGGAAACGGAGAAGAACCTTAAGGGAACTGTGTCTCCAACCTTGGAGCGCCTCCATAAGGAAATCAAGGCCAAGTCGAAGGAGCTTACCAGTGGTGCTTCCAAGAGTGCAAAGGCTGTGGACAAGGCCCGGGCTGTCACCCAGAAGCATATTGAGCTCCTTGCCCAACAAACGGCGTCTATGGATGCTGCCGCAGGAAACAAGCTTGAACAGCATCACGACCCTTACATCTTGCGCCGAGGTGTCAACCATCGTCTCAACAAGCAGATCATTGAGGAGAACAACAACCgcaaggatatcattgcTGTACAGAATAACTTCCAGCAGTTTGAGGCGCATGTTCTGCAGACCATTCAGGGGGCCATGCAAGAATTCGTCCAGATCGTTTCTGGCCAGCTCGAGCATCAGGGTACTATGTATCAGGATATGCTGGGTTCTGCTCAGAAGATTCCTCCTGACTTCGAGTGGGTCAACTTCATCACGAAGAATGACAATGTCCTTATCAACCCGGATGCGCCCCCGAGGACCCTCTCCAACATCACTTTCCCCAACATGGATCATCGTGCGACCATGGCACTGATCGAAGGGTCCTTGGAACGCAAGTCCCGTGCCATGCTTAAGGGCTATAGCTCCGGATACTACGTTGTCACCCCCGCGCGGTACCTCCATGAATTCAAGGATGACGACGACTTCCGCCGCGATCCGGCTCCAGAACTGTCCCTATACCTTCCCGACTGTGTCATTGGCGCGATCGACGGCGTGAAGTTCAGCGTGAAAGGCAAGGATGTCTCGGGCAGTAAAGTCGGTAACGCCTTCCACACTACCACTGAATTGAGCTTCAAAGCACACACTGCCAACGACGCCGAAAAATGGTGGACCGTCATCAAGGATTGCACCCGTGGCCCGGTACATACCGCTGCCGCCGCCACATCCTCCCAGCCGGCAAGCCCTGCCGTCGCCCAACCCCCAGCTTATAGTGAGAAGGCAAATGAGGCAACGAGCCCCGCCCAGGCTACGGCTCCCCAAAGCGCAACTCAGGCCACAGCCCCCGAGAGCGCAACCCAGGCCGCGCAACCAACGCAGCCTGCTGCGAGCGAGGCAGCGGCTCAATCCCCGGTCTCCCCCCCTGCAGTGTCTCGGACCGCTAGCACGGCCAGTGGACACTTCCATACTGCTCCGGGCGGAACCGCCACTACCGGTGATAAAGCATAA
- a CDS encoding putative HECT-type ubiquitin ligase-interacting protein cred (carbon catabolite repression protein CreD, putative), with amino-acid sequence MALSFFSGGGSASHAKYFDIRLDEDYIVFRGGEQEAASAHLSGKLLLCLSEPLSIKHIRLHLTGISRVCWHLPSSSAGGGRKSWRERVIYEKTWRFRDPGKGKTEILPAGNYEYPFNLVLEGNMPESIEGLSDTYITYRFKAEIGRKYAKDIIVRKPLRIIRTLEPSALELAHAMSVENIWPNKIEYSISTPTKAVIFGTSIRVDFKLIPLLKGLTIGQIVSQLIESHDLTLNPEDPDSIRNTYKNTRTILNDEFELDHDNALEIIDEAAEGYQFSRYLDLPKTLTRCLQDTDTKGIKVRHKLKFRVQLMNPDGHISELRATLPVSIFISPNLAIDENNNLVDQTPQSAQRAINDIAQQAPPLYGEHQFDQLYSELDPNGYRTPGPGSGPGTPFGTLSRNLSAENLASMNALTNTDISASALHSRLSNLSNLNITRPHQPSPTDHESQNDSEHRRLGVPADYFGPSSGSNSHSPSSPVLSRRPSDEVDHEHVPSGMATPFHPQYAEVETLSRVPSYSTAVRTTVRPHDSDLPDYDAVVAEDIPVPPPLQSPQQAHIRNAGRGSSQLFSSLDILHHRPGLGHSHSSSHDDEDRRLRLVQARARV; translated from the exons ATGGCCCTAAGTTTTTTCAGTGGTGGGGGCAGTGCAAGTCATGCGAAGTACTTCGATATCCG TCTTGATGAAgattatattgtttttcGCGGTGGAGAACAAGAGGCTGCCAGTGCACACTTGAGCGgaaagcttcttctttgcttaTCAGAGCCGTTGTCGATCAAGCATATTCGGCTTCACCTCACTGGTATATCGCGAGTTTG CTGGCATTTGCCATCCAGTTCTGCTGGCGGTGGTAGGAAATCGTGGAGGGAACGCGTTATCTATGAAAAGACATGGAGATTCAGAGACCCAGGTAAAGGCAAAACGGAAATTTTGCCTGCCGGCAACTATGAATATCCTTTCAACCTCGTCCTGGAGGGCAACATGCCAGAAAGTATCGAGGGTCTCAGCGATACCTATATCACCTACCGATTCAAAGCTGAAATAGGACGCAAATATGCGAAGGATATTATTGTCCGGAAGCCATTGCGTATCATTCGGACTTTGGAGCCTAGTGCTCTCGAACTGGCTCATGCTATG TCGGTGGAGAATATTTGGCCCAACAAGATCGAGTACTCGATCAGCACACCAACAAAAGCCGTTATCTTCGGAACCAGCATCCGAGTTGACTTCAAACTTATCCCACTACTTAAAGGCCTCACAATCGGACAGATTGTCTCTCAACTCATCGAGAGCCATGATCTCACCCTCAATCCTGAAGATCCTGACAGTATCCGCAACACGTACAAGAACACGCGAACTATCTTGAACGACGAGTTTGAACTGGATCATGATAATGCCTTGGAAATTATTGATGAAGCGGCAGAGGGCTATCAATTCTCGCGTTATTTGGATCTCCCTAAAACTCTGACAAGGTGTCTGCAAGATACGGATACGAAGGGTATCAAGGTCAGACATAAGCTGAAGTTCCGCGTTCAGTTGATGAATCCAGATGGGCACATTAGCGAG CTGCGAGCTACGCTTCCTGTGTCGATATTTATCTCTCCCAACCTCGCGATCGACGAGAACAATAACCTAGTCGACCAGACTCCGCAATCCGCTCAACGGGCAATCAACGATATCGCTCAACAGGCACCCCCGTTGTACGGCGAGCATCAGTTTGACCAGTTGTATAGCGAGCTTGACCCTAATGGTTACCGTACTCCGGGACCTGGAAGTGGCCCCGGCACACCTTTTGGCACTCTCAGCCGCAACCTCTCTGCTGAAAACCTCGCTTCTATGAATGCTTTGACGAACACCGACATCTCCGCTTCTGCGCTACATAGCCGTCTATCAAACCTCTCAAACCTCAATATCACTCGACCCCATCAGCCATCGCCCACCGACCATGAGTCTCAGAACGACAGCGAACACCGACGTCTAGGAGTTCCTGCAGATTACTTTGGGCCGTCATCGGGTTCTAATTCTCACAGCCCTTCGAGCCCGGTGCTCTCGCGGCGACCCTCTGATGAAGTTGACCATGAGCACGTTCCATCCGGAATGGCCACGCCATTCCATCCTCAGTATGCGGAAGTGGAGACTCTGAGCCGTGTTCCGAGCTATTCGACCGCAGTCCGTACAACGGTCCGTCCCCATGATTCTGATTTGCCGGATTATGATGCCGTCGTTGCAGAAGACATTCCCGTTCCGCCACCTCTCCAGTCACCTCAGCAAGCCCATATCCGAAATGCTGGGCGCGGATCTAGCcaactcttctcttccctggatattcttcatcatcggccGGGCCTTGGTCACTCTCACTCCTCTAGTcacgatgatgaagaccgAAGACTGCGACTCGTTCAAGCTCGGGCTCGAGTCTAG
- a CDS encoding fungal-specific transcription factor domain-containing protein: MRPEDEAGVNRVLDTLQIPRGLAKKRETSAANEIISLPQKAVAHSPAHSSPSAVPDANERPPEIPTPPQNALSNQKLVPSAEKGRETINSFGVNSIPASHYVPANWGFTLPTAESLDTIYANLNDGTSLSQENSLSPESLQLTPDMQQQPGELLRQARYDRECESDSGDEDEAEKDVIEQISNRIGTLKIAGDGHLRFYGATSNLNLVDVSATQQRQRPDARTVRHDGQDILNHLRVGQPVDQALEDHLVELYFTWQNTSTYVVDKDMYMIARSKWRNEYDDTPFYSEVLTNAMCAIGSAFEARYHPTFITFPKSLSEFFADRAKALLEIELDSPCVATVQALVILSCHEGSANRDARGWLYSGMSTRLAFDLGLHIDMTPYVEKGEIGAFEADVRRIAFWGSYTADHFWGFYLGRPFRMNAGDITVPKLASDLGAEKESTWYPYGLPTKSDILKHGLRNPNELISRQFAVLWEIISPVGHILYGCSDIPRHDLQRLCHRVTDDLFAWKANLPSILDINLENDTIPQLPQLLMLHMQYHQIVIFTHRPWVSKSYIQPRAPRQGPGYHHARRMCIESSTAIARLLHIYEKFYTFRRMNNQVVAIIFSAALMLLYVTISNTSTSGRNPSDNPNNNAEMVAYLNLCFRALDELGQSFENAKRTRDFLVSLQRRWQAHMRRSGSALKRQISNRPSSQHLVGLSSDADASRKKTRITAPRNQINYPVSATAASQATTAVPNQPQSQPQPSGQHPLDATQHIGVPGEFDWIRNSDLQLLSGNFGDSSFSQFGNVNTFGEDPALPSLSDIEPWWDTPNGNTFGGSSL, translated from the exons atgaGACCCGAGGATGAGGCAGGTGTCAACAGAGTTTTGGATACGCTACAGATCCCTCGCGGGCTagcgaagaaaagggaaacgaGCGCAGCCAATGAGATAATCTCTCTTCCGCAAAAAGCTGTTGCGCATTCACCAGCGCATAGCAGCCCCTCAGCTGTGCCAGACGCAAATGAGCGTCCCCCGGAGATTCCTACACCGCCACAGAATGCGTTATCTAACCAAAAGCTCGTTCCTTCGGCTGAGAAAGGCCGAGAAACAATAAATTCGTTCGGGGTCAATTCGATTCCTGCCAGCCATTATGTTCCTGCGAATTGGGGGTTTACACTTCCAACGGCGGAGAGCTTGGACACGATCTACGCCAATCTAAATGATGGCACCAGTCTTTCGCAGGAAAACAGTCTTAGTCCGGAAAGTCTGCAGTTGACCCCGGATATGCAGCAACAGCCCGGAGAGCTGCTCAGGCAAGCGCGTTACGATAGAGAGTGTGAATCAGACAGCGGTGACGAAGATGAGGCGGAGAAAGACGTTATCGAGCAAATTTCGAATCGCATTGGTACTCTAAAGATCGCGGGCGATGGCCACTTACGCTTTTACGGAGCGACGTCGAACCTCAATCTAGTGGATGTTTCTGCGACCCAACAACGCCAACGTCCTGATGCGCGCACAGTCCGACATGATGGACAGGATATACTGAACCATTTACGGGTTGGACAGCCCGTTGACCAAGCACTTGAAGACCATCTTGTGGAGCTGTATTTCACCTGGCAGAATACAAGCACTTATGTGGTCGACAAAGATATGTATATGATCGCTAGATCGAAGTGGAGGAATGAGTATGATGACACGCCTTTCTATTCGGAAGTTCTTACGAATGCGAT GTGTGCTATTGGAAGTGCTTTTGAAGCAAGATATCACCCTACCTTTATCACTTTCCCTAAATCTCTGTCAGAATTCTTCGCAGACAGGGCGAAAGCTCTCCTAGAGATTGAGCTGGACTCTCCCTGTGTTGCCACAGTACAGGCACTTGTAATTCTGAGTTGCCACGAAGGCTCTGCGAATCGTGATGCTCGTGGGTGGTTGTATAGTG GGATGTCCACAAGGCTCGCGTTTGACCTTGGACTACACATTGACATGACACCATATgttgagaaaggagaaatAGGTGCCTTTGAAGCTGACGTGCGGCGAATAGCATTTTGGGGAAGTTACACTGCCGATCA TTTCTGGGGCTTCTACCTAGGAAGGCCATTTCGAATGAATGCAGGAGACATCACCGTCCCGAAGCTTGCGTCCGATTTAGGtgcggagaaagaaagcacaTGGTACCCTTATGGACTTCCAACGAAATCGGACATTCTGAAGCACGGTCTAAGGAATCCAAATGAATTGATCAGCAGACAATTTGCCGTTTTATGGGAGATAATCTCACCCGTTGGTCATATTTT GTATGGTTGCTCCGATATTCCTCGGCATGACCTCCAAAGGTTATGCCATAGGGTAACAGATGACTTGTTTGCCTGGAAAGCAAATCTGCCATCTATTCTGGATATCAACCTTGAAAACGATACAATTCCGCAACTCCCCCAGCTCCTAATGCTCCA TATGCAATATCACCAAATTGTGATTTTCACGCACAGACCTTGGGTTTCGAAAAGTTACATCCAGCCGCGCGCTCCTCGTCAGGGACCGGGTTATCACCATGCTCGGCGTATGTGCATCGAGTCTTCGACGGCAATCGCACGGCTGCTCCATATCTACGAGAAGTTCTATACATTCCGTCGCATGAACAACCAAGTTGTGGCCATCATATTCAGCGCAGCTTTGATGCTCCTTTACGTCACAATCTCAAACACTTCCACTTCTGGCAGAAATCCCAGTGACAACCCCAATAACAATGCGGAAATGGTTGCTTACTTAAATCTTTGTTTCCGTGCATTGGACGAACTAGGCCAGTCGTTTGAGAATGCCAAACGGACCCGTGACTTCCTGGTTAGTCTACAACGAAGGTGGCAGGCCCATATGCGCAGGTCAGGCTCCGCTTTGAAGCGCCAAATAAGCAATCGGCCATCATCGCAACATCTAGTAGGCCTCAGCTCGGACGCAGATGCttccaggaagaagacacGAATCACTGCCCCGAGAAACCAGATCAACTATCCAGTCTCAGCGACTGCGGCGTCACAGGCTACTACCGCCGTTCCTAACCAACCGCAATCGCAACCGCAACCCTCTGGGCAACATCCCCTCGACGCGACTCAGCATATTGGGGTGCCTGGGGAATTCGACTGGATTCGCAACTCTGACCTGCAGCTGCTTTCAGGAAATTTTGGTGACAGTAGTTTCTCCCAATTTGGTAACGTCAATACGTTCGGGGAAGACCCTGCATTGCCCAGTCTTTCTGATATTGAGCCCTGGTGGGATACTCCAAATGGGAACACCTTTGGGGGATCTTCTTTATAG
- a CDS encoding Glyoxalase/Bleomycin resistance protein/Dihydroxybiphenyl dioxygenase — MATDTSTYKLNHTMIRVKDPKKSLEFYKFLGLTQIQQLDFPENKFSLYFLAYNGPKSLQGDRHWTDRNAVLELTHNYGTENDPNYSVANGNTEPHRGFGHIAISVDNIESACKRIEDAGYPFQKKLTDGRMKHIAFAKDPDGYWVELIRRHNEDVGTTTDTANYRLNHSMLRVKCAETSLKFYQEVMGMTLLRTAENKDAGFNLYFLGYPAGNPKVQEDAKNPVAEWEGLLELTWNYGTEKQEGPVYHNGNAEPQGFGHICVAVDDLNAACERFESLNVNWKKRLTDGRMKDVAFVLDPDGYWIEVIQNQALKRTSNW, encoded by the exons ATGGCGACGGATACTTCCACGTATAAGCTCAATC ACACTATGATCCGGGTCAAGGACCCGAAGAAGTCCC TGGAATTCTACAAGTTCCTCGGACTTACTCAGATTCAACAACTCGATTTCCCCGAAAACAAGTTTTCGCTCTACTTCCTCGCATACAACGGCCCCAAGTCCCTGCAGGGTGACCGTCACTGGACGGACCGCAACGCTGTTCTGGAGCTCACCCACAACTATGGCACAGAAAATGACCCCAACTACAGCGTAGCCAACGGCAACACGGAACCTCACCGGGGCTTTGGTCATATTGCCATTTCTGTTGACAACATTGAATCGGCCTGCAAGAGAATTGAAGATGCTGGCTATCCTTTCCAGAAGAAGCTCACTGATGGACGTATGAAGCACATTGCTTTCGCCAAGGATCCTGATGGATACTGGGTTGAGCTTATTCGTCGTCATAACGAGGATGTGGGTACGACAACAGATACCGCCAATTACCGACTCAACCACAGCATGCTCCGTGTGAAGTGCGCAGAGACAAGTTTGAAATTCTACCAAGAAGTTATGGGCATGACCCTTTTACGAACCGCCGAGAACAAGGATGCAGGCTTCAATCTCTATTTCTTGGGATACCCTGCAGGAAACCCCAAAGTGCAAGAGGATGCCAAGAATCCCGTGGCTGAGTGGGAAGGTTTGCTCGAGCTCACCTGGAACTATGGAACGGAGAAGCAAGAAGGACCTGTCTACCACAATGGCAACGCTGAGCCACAAGGATTCGGCCATATCT GTGTTGCTGTTGACGATCTCAACGCCGCCTGCGAGCGCTTCGAATCATTGAATGTCAACTGGAAGAAGCGTTTGACTGACGGCCGGATGAAGGATGTTGCCTTTGTGCTTGACCCCGATGGATACTGGATCGAAGTGATTCAGAACCAGGCACTTAAGCGCACTAGCAATTGGTAA